Genomic segment of Paenibacillus sp. FSL R5-0912:
GATTTCGAGCAGGGGCGGATTACCTCTGCCGCGCTGCGGGTGGAGCGGTTCAACCGGCTGTTTGCTGCACATAGCCTTGAGCTGAAGCCGGAGGAATTCAGCGAAGCTTATCTGCGGTTCCTCGGTGAAGGCACGTTCCTGATTCAAGGCGCGATAGAGCTGTGCGGAGAGCTTGCCGGATGCAGGCTGGCGATTATTACGAACGGAATCAAGGATGTGCAGCAATCCAGAATCAAGGGTTCGCCGCTGAGCGAGGTGTTCGAGGCGATTATTATCTCTGAGGAGACTGGGTATCAGAAGCCGGAGACGGGGATTTTTGACTATGCTTTTGAGCGGCTTAAGATTACCGATAAAAGTAAGGTGCTGATTGTCGGTGACTCCCTGACCTCGGATATCCAGGGCGGGATCAATTATGGCATCGATACCTGCTGGTTCAACCCGCTGGAGAAGCCGGGAGATCCGGATGTGCTGCCTACCTATGAAATCCGCAGTTTAGATGAGCTGCTGGAGATTGTGCGCTAGGGTAGGGCGAAATTTGTGGCAGGCGGGTGAAGTGGAGCGCCAATTCCTCTTGAACTTAGCTTCCCGCAGGTTGAAAGATACTCCCCTGTGTTAAATATATAAGGACGCTATATTCATCCTATATTGATAACAACACACGGGAGAGGATTACTATGAACAAAAAATGGCTGATTGCCGCCGTGGTCACCGGACTTACGGTAACCGGCTCTGCAGGAGTCTATGCAGGCGCCAAGCTGCAGCAGATCAAAGCCTATCTCAACCACAGTCTCGGGATTGTGGTGGATGGCACTCCTTACTGGCTGAAGGACGGTAACGGCAAAACTCTAACGCCAATCACCTACGAAGGCACCACTTACCTGCCCATCCGTTCAATCGCGGATGCGCTGGATGTGCCGATAACTTATGATGCCGCGAATTATAAAGTGCGGATCGGTACCGGCAGTGAGGTCACTCCTTCACCGGGAACTTCACCGGGAACCTCCGCCGGCGGCGGGACTACAGCTCCGGTAGAGGGTACTGCCCGGCCGGTTAATCTGCCGAAGGATTTCCCGATTCCGCCCGATGCCCTGATTGCGACTACCCTTGATACGGATGCAAACGGCGTGAAAAAGGTTGCTTTCAGTTACTCCACACAGGAAACGCTGGACATGATGGGATTCGTATACAGTGAATATGTCCGGATTAAGCGGCTCGATAATGCCTCTGAGACCGTATCCGCCAGCACGGTCAAAATTACCGGCAGACTCGGTGGTACAAGCCCGGTATCGATCATTGGTAAAGCTTCGACTGCCCGGCCGGGCTTCAATATCTTCACCGTTACCTGGTCAGAGAGCTGACGGAGTAAGTATGCCGTCATACAGCCGTATACAGACCAAAAACTCCGGACCGCTTGTCGGCCGGAGTTTTTGCTGGGATGCTGCAGATTCAGGCGCTGCCTGGTACCCGGACTTCTGCACTCGGAGACCCTGATTGTGAGCTGACCGTGGGTCCTCTAAGCAGGATAGATGCTGTGCCCGATAGCCGGGCAGAAGCCTTAAGCCTGCTGCCGGGTATCCAGCGGCTTCAAATGGGCTTCGATCTGTACCCGTTTCGACTCCAGGAACGGCGGCAGGGCCAGGGCTTCGCCCAGATGCTCCACCTCTTCATCGGTGGCGAAGCCCGGACCATCTGTAGCCAGCTCGAACAGGATTCCATTCGGCTCGCGGAAGTACAGTGAGCGGAAGTAGAAGCGGTCGACGAATCCTGAATTGGGCAGCTGTACGGTGCGGATACGTTCGATCCACAGCTTAAGCTCTTCTTCGTTATCCACGCGGAAGGCGACATGATGCACGCCGCCCCGTCCGAGGCGCTCCTGCGGCAGATCCTTGCGTTCCTCCAGATGAATCTCGGTGCCGGACCCGCCTTCTCCGGTCTCGAACACGATGACATCCGGCTGTCCGGTTACCGGCGAAGGATAAGTGCCCGCGCGGCGGAAGCCGAGCAGATCTTCCAGAATCAGTGCTGTATGTTCGGCTGTCTCTACTGTTAGATGTGCCGGGCCCAGTCCAACAATGGCATATTCCACCGGAACGGGGCTCTTGTCCCAGGGCTTGCCGCCGGCCATACCCTGATTATGCTCATCCGAGACGAGGATAAGGCGCTGTCCCTCGTGGTCGGTGAAGGCCAGCGTCTTGCGGCCGCCGCGTTCGGTAATCTCATCGTGCTCTACACCAAACACAGTGAACCGCTGAGTCCAGAAGAGCAGCGCATCATCACTTGGTACACGGAGTGAAAGTGCAGAGATGCTGTTGTTGCCGTCGCGGTTGCGGCCGGCGTTCGGCAGCTCGAAGAAGGTAAGCTCCGTACCCGGATTCCCGGTCTCATCCCCATAGAACAGGTGATAGACAGAGACATCATCCTGGTTTACTGTTTTTTTGATCAGGCGGAGTCCGAGCACTTCTGTGTAGAATTTGTAGTTTTCCGGTGCTTTGGCTGTAATGGCGGATACATGATGAAGCCCTTTTAATGTTAAACTCATGGGAAGACCTCCTAATAAAGTTTTGCCGCTTCGTAAGCAGCAGCTATAATTTTGTGACCTTAAGCGGATATATTTGAATGTGCCGGATACTTAATGAGTATTTTTAAGTTACTATAATTTTAATAGTTAATAAGAATAAACGCAAGATGTATTTTATAATCCTATATAGTATCCAAGAAAGCGGGGTTAAACATGCATACCCAATCAAGTCTGCTGCGGCAGCTGGAGAACCTGCGAATCGATCCGCGCGGAACGCTGCTGGTCCATTCCTCCTATAAAAGCATTGGTGAAGTAGAAGGGGGGGCCGACACCGTTCTGGATGCGCTCTCCGAATATATGAAGGAAGGGCTGCTTGTCCTGCCGGCGCATACCTGGTCATATATTAACGGGTCGAATCCGAGGTTCTCTGTTCTGGAGTCTCCCGTCTGCGTAGGCATCCTGCCGGAGCTGTTCCGGAAGCGGCCGGGTGTAATCCGCTCCTGGCATCCGACCCACTCTGTAGCTGCGCTTGGCGCGGACGCGGCGGTCTTCACTGCCGGAGACCAGCGCTGGGATACGCCCTGTGCGCGCGGCTCGGTCTACGGCAAGCTGCTGGACCGCAAGGCAGAGATTATGCTGCTGGGTGTGGATCTGCGGAGAAATACCTTCATCCACGGCATTGAAGAATGGGTGGATATCCCTGGCAGAATGACGGACGGGCATGAACTGCTCTACACTGTTACACCTGAAGGGGAGGAAATCGCTGTTCCTTCACGCAGACATTCCGGACTGTCCTGGTCGCAGCACTTCTGGAAAGTGGAGCCTGTGCTGGAGGAAGGCGGCGCTCTGCGCCGGGGCAGCTTCGGGAATGCCGGGGTCATGATCTGCGGAACCGTGGAGACCACGGATATCCTGAGCCGCATGCTTGCGGATAATCCGGATTTGTTCTCGGACAATGAACCGCTAAGCGGAGGGGATGTGCCTGAAGCATTACCCAAGACGAAGTCCGGAATTCCGCAGCACCGGCCAGCCGGGGAGCGCTCCCGTCCTTAATCCGGGACCGGGTATCTGTTCATTATGGCAAGGCTCTATCAATGTATGGTATATTATTCTCACATAAAACAAAGTAAGGAGATTGGAAATGACAAAAACTTTGATCTTTGGACACAAAAACCCGGATACTGATACCATCTGTTCAGCAATTGCTTATGCAGTGCTCAAGAATGAACTGGGCTGGGATGCCGAGCCGGTCCGGCTGGGAGAGGTCAGCGGCGAAACTCAGTATGCGCTTGATCACTTCGGGGTACCGGCGCCGCGTCTGGTGGAGAATGTTGCCGCTGAAGCGAAGCAGGTTATTCTCGTCGACCATAACGAACGTCAGCAAAGTGCGAATGATATCGGTCAGGTCCGTGTGGTTGAGGTTATCGACCATCACCGGATTGCCAACTTTGAAACTGCTCATCCGCTGTACTATCGTGCAGAGCCGGTAGGCTGTACTGCAACCATCCTGAACAAGCTGTACAAAGAGAAGGGTGTAAGCATTCCGAAGGACATCGCCGGTCTGATGCTCTCCGCTATCATTTCCGACTCCCTGCTGTTCAAATCGCCGACCTGCACAGATGAGGATGTTGCCGCTGCACGTGAGCTGGCTGACATTGCTGGTGTAGACGCTGACAGCTATGGCCTTGCTATGCTCAAGGCAGGTGCCGACCTAAGCGACAAGAGTATTGCCCAGCTGATCTCCCTGGATGCCAAGGAATTCAAAATGGGTGAATACAAAGTGGAGATCGCCCAGGTCAATGCTGTAGATGTGAACGATGTGCTCTCTAAGCAGGCAGAGCTGGAAACAGCCCTTACCGCGATTATCGACGACAAGGGACTTGATCTGTTCCTGTTCGTAGTTACCGATATCCTGAACAACGATTCGGTTGGACTGGCTCTGGGCCGCGTGGCTGTTGCCGTAGAGCAGGCTTATAACGTGAAGCTGGACGACAACAAAGCTGTGCTAAAGGGTGTAGTTTCCCGCAAATCACAGATCGTACCGGTGCTGACCGAAACGATTGCCAAGCTGTAACAGGCACGCCCGGAACTCATCCGGAACAGTGAATTATCCATGATTTTACATAAAACCGGCTGCAGCATTCTTAAGGGGATGAAGCAACCGGTTTTATTTTACAATTGACAGCAACTCCTTCCGGTTTGGCGGGTATAATCAGCATAAGAATATTTGAGGGGGACGGGAATGATGGGGAAGATACGTAAGCTGGCGGTTTCCACTCTTGGACTGATGATTATCTCAGGAGGAACTTTGCTGTATGCTGCTGCGGGCAAAACGGATCTCTCTGTATACATAAATAACGTGCTTCAAAAGCAGCCGGGGATATCATCGGAAGGCCAGACCTATGTGCCGCTGGACCAGCTTCCTGACAATATGCATGCGATCCTGTCTCTGGATGAGTCGGCGGGGACGGTCCATATCTATAAGCCCAATGTGAACACGGTGCTGCTTGATGAAAAGGGTACTATTTTCGGCAAAGTAAGAACCTCGTCCAGCAGCACGTTCTACACACTGGTGCAGGTGGATCAGCTGAAAACGGATATTTCCGATTTGAAAATCACAATTACTGACCCGGCCGGCCAAACGGATACCGTGGACAATCAGCAGATTACGGAGAAGAAGGAGAGCTTCTGGTTCAAGTCGGCGGCGTATAATTACACCTTCACGGAGAAGGGCAGCTATACGATTCAAGTCTATTTGAAAGACGCTGCATCCAAGAAATGGTTCATCGTTTCCGAACTGCAGATATCGACCACTTAAGGTCATCATCATGAAGTAGGAGCGGGGAATATGGCAAAAACACGAAATAGCGGAGCTCCCCAATATAAGTCGTTTGGTCTTGTGCTGCAGGCATTAGTGATTCTCGCGAAAAAAGGAAGTACCTGTTCCAGCTGCGAAATCGCCGAATTGCTGTCGTCTGAAGCCACACTATTGAGGCGCATTATGGCTAATCTGACCCGTGAGCGGATTCTGGTGACCCGCGAGGCTATTCGGGCATGCCTGCTGAGAAGCTGAAGGATATTGCGCTGATAGACGGCGGGCTAATCTCCATGCAGCTTATGCTGGCAGCCAAGGCGCGAGGTTATGATACCGTACCTATGGGCGGATTCGTTCACGACAGCTTCAAGGCGCTGTTCGGGATTACAGAGCGTTATGTGCCGGTGATGCTTATTGCGCTGGGCAAGGCAGCAGTAGAGGGTCGGCCGACAGCCAGACTTCCGCTGGAAGCTGTTGCGCAATGGAACGCTTTTCAGGCCTAATTCTGAAGGATTAAGCTTCACACTATATTACTGTACCTGCTGTCTTCTGAAGAAACGGATGCCGCCCCAAGGGCCGGTGCCCGTTTCTTCTTGTTTGCAGAGCTTTCTGCTACACTGTAGGTATGCAAGACCCTGAACTTCATTAAGACAGACCATAACAGCCTTTAGGAGGAGATCACATTGATTACAGTATATCCTGCAGAGTCTGCACACCGGTTCGATCACGGCTGGCTGAAGGGCAGTCATGTCTTCTCGTTTGGCGATTTCTATGATCCTGACAATACAGCCTTCGGCCCGATGCGGGTCTGCAACGACGATACCATCTCTCCGGGAAGAGGTTTTGGTGCCCACCCGCACAGTGATATGGAGATCGTCTCCATTGTGCTGTCCGGCGTGCTGCGCCATGAGGATAACCTGGGCAATGTGGCGGAGACTTCTTTTGGCGGCATTCAGCGGATGTCAGCCGGAACGGGAGCCATTCATACGGAGCATAACCCTTCTGACAGCGAGCCGGTGCGGCTGCTGCAGCTGTGGTTCATGCCGAGTACCCGGGGAACGGCCCCTTCCTATGCGACAGGCCGCTTCGATCCGGCGAAGCTGGATGGAAGACTGCTTCCGGTAGTGGCAGCTGAAGCTTCGCCGGAGGTCGCCGGCATTGCCCAGGATATGACCATTTATCTGGGCAGAGCGCAGGCTGGCGGATTGCTTGATTTCCGGCAGGAGCCGGGCCGGCGGATCTTCATCTACTTAATCGGAGGACAAATTACGCTGAACGGGGAAGCTGTGCTGAAGCCGGGGGATTCTGCCCGGATTGAAGGGGTGAGCCATTTGGAGCTGCAGGCAGACGAGGATATGCTTGTCATGCTGATTGATCTGCCTTAAATAAGGCTTAAACCTAAATGTGGAGGAGGAATCCTTGATGGCAGAGCAGGAAAGAGTACTGGTAAAGCATTCCGTAACAGGGCGTATGCTGATCAGCAGTACAGAGGGCATAGGCTATACCTTTGATGAGCAGGGCGGGCTAACCGTGATTACCCTAACCGGAGTTCCGGCCGACAAGGGTGCGGCAGTTGCTGAACTCAAGGCTGAGCTGAATGTATTCCGTTTCGAGGAACCGGCTGGCGGGCCGGTGATTAAGCACTGGTATTATGTAGGTGAGCATCCTGTAGTATATGATGCGGCCACGGGCCGTCTGACGATAGCTGTGCAATCCGAGATCGAATACCGGCCGGACCAATACTGGGAATAGAGCTGCAAAGACATCAATCTGACTCTCTAACGCTTCGCGTGAGGTTGATGTCTGTTGCTTGCTGGATTTTGCTGAAAAAAGCTGAAAATGGGACAAAAGATATTGACAACATGTCCTGAAAGGTCTAGCTTTGTTATGAAACGTAACATGTAGATAAAGTGGAGATAGGAGAAATGAATCTAATGGAATTGTTTGCGGCAATGGAGCGGGACGACTACGAGGAAGTGCTGTTTTGTCAGGATAAGGCCTCAGGCTTGAAGGCAATCATTGCTATTCATGACACAACACTGGGTCCCGCACTGGGTGGAACGAGAATGTGGACCTATGCTACAGAGGAAGAGGCGGTTGTGGACGCGCTTCGGCTGGCCAAAGGCATGACGTATAAGAATGCGGTTGCCGGGCTGAATCTGGGTGGCGGCAAGACGGTCATTCTCGGGGATCCCAAAAAAGATAAAAATGAGGCGATGTTCCGCGCCTTCGGCAGATACATACAGGGCTTGAACGGCCGTTATATTACAGCCGAGGATGTAGGCACTACGGAAGAGGATATGGACATCATCCATCAGGAGACGGATTTCGTCACCGGGATCTCCGCTACCTACGGTTCATCCGGCAATCCTTCACCGGCTACAGCTTTTGGGGTATATCAGGGCATGAAGGCAGCGGCGAAGGCTGCATTCGGCAGTGATTCACTGACAGGCAGAACCGTCGCCGTGCAGGGTGTCGGCAATGTATCCTTCACACTGTGCAAATATCTTCACGAAGAAGGCGCCCGCCTGATCGTCACAGATATCAATAAAGAGGCTGTCAGCCGTGCAGTAGAGGCTTATGGTGCTACAGCGGTGGATCCGGACGAGATTATTAAGGCAGATTGTGATATCTATGCTCCATGTGCGCTTGGAGCCACGATTAATGATGAGTCCCTGCCGCTGCTGAGAGCCAAGGTTGTGGCAGGAGCCGCTAACAATCAGCTTAAAGAGCCGCGCCACGGGGATGCCCTGCATGAGATGGGGATTGTCTATGCCCCTGACTATGTAATTAATGCCGGCGGCGTAATCAATATCGCCGACGAGCTGAACGGGTACCACAAGGAACGGGCATTCAAGCAAATCGCCAAAATCTACGACAGCATCACCCGCGTGCTGGAAATCTCCCAGCTGAGCGGGATTCCGGCTTATGTCGCAGCGGATCGTCTCGCAGAGGAGCGGATCTCCCTGCTGCGTAACAGCCGCAGTACCTTCCTTCGCAACGGGCAGCACGCCCTCAGCAGAAGATAAGAATAACCAGCCTGGACAGGAGCGGTGATCCAATCACCTGCATACCTCCGGCATTGCTGAATCTGTTAATCGCACGGCCCTGTTCTCCCGCTAACCAGCGGTGGGCAGGGCCGTCTTTTTGTAGCGCAGATGATTCGACAAAAGTTTGCTATTTCATACAGAATAGTGAGAAATGTAGCAGTGAGCGGCATGGATAATAAGGAAAATAGAACCAGGAAAGATCTTGCAGGATTGAAAGGTGGATACACATGTCAGCGGTGAATATGAATGCGGCAATGAATTACGGAAGCAGGGAATCCTTTTTTGACGGGAAGCTTATCGAGTATATTGGCTGGTGCCTGGCAGGCTGGCTGGTTACGGTCTGCACTCTCGGGATTTGCTATCCCTGGTCTGTGGTAATGATCTACCGCTGGAAGGTGGAGCATACCGTAGTAAACGGGCAGCGTCTGCGGTTTGACGGTACGGCAGTAAGCTTGTTCGGACAATGGATCAAGTGGTTCCTGCTGTCGGTAATAACGCTGGGGATCTACAGCTTTTGGGTCATGATCAAGCTGGAGCAGTGGAGAACGAAGAATACCCATTTCCAATAATCCGCCGCATGATTTAATACGTTTTATAGGCAAAGAGCCATCGTCCGTAACCGGATGATGGCTCTTTGCTGGTTTACTTAGAGTCAGGGCAGGCCTGCGAGGCTGGTTCGCAGAGCCTTTATTGCACCTTTTGCGGCTCCGGGTAGGTTACGCCGAGTGTATCAACCGTAACCTTCTTCATTACCGGCGGCTGTTCAGGGCGGTCATTAGCATCACGCGGCAGATTGACGATATCCTGTACGGCTTCCAGTCCTTCGGTAACCTTGCCGAAAGCGGCATAGTCCCCGTCGAGACTCGGATATGCAGCGGTCATAATGAAGAACTGTGAACCCGCCGTATCCATTTCCCGGCTTCTGGCCATAGACAGAACGCCTTCCGTATGCAGCAGATTGTTAGTGAAGCCGTTGTTCAAGAACTCTCCGGCGATGCTATAGCCCGGACCGCCCATCCCTGTACCGTCAGGGTCGCCGCCCTGAATCATGAAGCCGGGAATAACCCGGTGGAAGATCGTTCCGTCATAGAAGCCCTTCTGGATCAGCGAAATGAAGTTGTTGACCGTGCCCGGGGCAACCTCGGGATACAGCTCGGCCTTGATGATGGCGCCGTTATCCATTTCAATGGTAACCACCGGATGGCTGGCAGTTGCAGAAGGTACGCCTTCTGTAGCTGCAGCAGCATTATTGTTTACAGGCTTGTTGCCGCAGCCCGCCAGAATCACGAGCATCAGACACATCACCGCAAGCAGGATGACGGGTTTTCTTGTAGTAAGCATCAGTCACAATCTCTCCTTTTATCTTTGAATAATCTGGTACAGTCACCCTTGTATCATACCTTCTTTGTCCCGCTTCTTGCAAAGCCTGCCCCTTGGGCCGGGATTGGCACATTCTCCAAAGAGGGGTAGAATGGGGGGATGTGCTTCCAAGAACCACTGAAAGGATGTGTGCAGCATGAATTTTTCATGGAAGCGGAACCTGATCGTGCTCTGGGTAGGGGTTTTCTTTTGCAGTACGGCATATTCGATCTCGATTCCGTTCCTCTCCATTTTTCTTAGCGACCAGTTAGGTGTTACAAGCCATTTGGAGATCTGGTCGGGGGTCAGCTTCGGCATTACGTTTCTGGCCAGCGCGCTAATCTCGCCTTATTGGGGTTCACTTGCCGACAAATACGGCCGCAAGCCGATGCTTATCCGTTCGGGCTTCAGCCTGGCGGCCCTATATCTGATTAATTTCTTCGTGCATGATCCTTATGTATTCTTAGTCGTGCGTATCCTGCAGGGACTGCTCGCAGGGTTCGTTCCGGCAGCAATTGCTATGGTAGCGACCAACACACCGGAGGATAAGACTGGCTATGCGCTTAGCATCATGTCTACAGCCGGAGCCACCGGCAGTATCATCGGGCCGCTCATCGGCGGTGTAGTCAGCTATTATTCCAGCAATCGCATTGCGTTCCTGTTCTCGGCTGTTATTGTGCTGGTCTCCGCGCTGATCGCCACCTTCTTCGCCAAGGAAGAGAACTTCGACCGTTCAGCCCCGCGTTCCAGGGTACGGGATGATATCCGGGAAGCCGGCCAGAACCGGGCATTTATCACCCTGCTTCTGCTGGCGGGCATCAGTACCTTCTCCGTCATGATTCTGGAGCCGCTGCTGCCGATCTATCTGCTGGACATGGGGATTTCGCGCAGCAGCGCCTCGCTTAGCTCCGGAATCGTTTTCTCTGCAGTCGGCATCGCTACCGTAATTATGGCACCGCAGTGGGGAAGAATCGGCAGCCGCAAAGGCTATGGCTTTATTCTCTTCATCGGGCTAATCGGTGGAGGCATCGGGAATATTCTGCAGTATTTTGTATCAGGTTATGTAGAGTTTGCTATTCTTCGGTTTGCCTACGGCTTGTTCTATGCCGGTGTGCTTCCTTCCGTGAACGCG
This window contains:
- a CDS encoding YjjG family noncanonical pyrimidine nucleotidase, which translates into the protein MKYECVLFDADDTLFDYGMAESHALYHAFAHFGLPTGAEDYASSYKAINHSLWKDFEQGRITSAALRVERFNRLFAAHSLELKPEEFSEAYLRFLGEGTFLIQGAIELCGELAGCRLAIITNGIKDVQQSRIKGSPLSEVFEAIIISEETGYQKPETGIFDYAFERLKITDKSKVLIVGDSLTSDIQGGINYGIDTCWFNPLEKPGDPDVLPTYEIRSLDELLEIVR
- a CDS encoding manganese-dependent inorganic pyrophosphatase, encoding MTKTLIFGHKNPDTDTICSAIAYAVLKNELGWDAEPVRLGEVSGETQYALDHFGVPAPRLVENVAAEAKQVILVDHNERQQSANDIGQVRVVEVIDHHRIANFETAHPLYYRAEPVGCTATILNKLYKEKGVSIPKDIAGLMLSAIISDSLLFKSPTCTDEDVAAARELADIAGVDADSYGLAMLKAGADLSDKSIAQLISLDAKEFKMGEYKVEIAQVNAVDVNDVLSKQAELETALTAIIDDKGLDLFLFVVTDILNNDSVGLALGRVAVAVEQAYNVKLDDNKAVLKGVVSRKSQIVPVLTETIAKL
- a CDS encoding nitroreductase family protein, which encodes MPAEKLKDIALIDGGLISMQLMLAAKARGYDTVPMGGFVHDSFKALFGITERYVPVMLIALGKAAVEGRPTARLPLEAVAQWNAFQA
- a CDS encoding MFS transporter, giving the protein MNFSWKRNLIVLWVGVFFCSTAYSISIPFLSIFLSDQLGVTSHLEIWSGVSFGITFLASALISPYWGSLADKYGRKPMLIRSGFSLAALYLINFFVHDPYVFLVVRILQGLLAGFVPAAIAMVATNTPEDKTGYALSIMSTAGATGSIIGPLIGGVVSYYSSNRIAFLFSAVIVLVSALIATFFAKEENFDRSAPRSRVRDDIREAGQNRAFITLLLLAGISTFSVMILEPLLPIYLLDMGISRSSASLSSGIVFSAVGIATVIMAPQWGRIGSRKGYGFILFIGLIGGGIGNILQYFVSGYVEFAILRFAYGLFYAGVLPSVNAMIVQVIEPGFRGRAFGLNQAASQLATMAGPIIGGLLGAFLPIRWVFVINGIMLLVAAVLVKTHKLESKVNAAHAGIQVTP
- a CDS encoding Leu/Phe/Val dehydrogenase, with translation MELFAAMERDDYEEVLFCQDKASGLKAIIAIHDTTLGPALGGTRMWTYATEEEAVVDALRLAKGMTYKNAVAGLNLGGGKTVILGDPKKDKNEAMFRAFGRYIQGLNGRYITAEDVGTTEEDMDIIHQETDFVTGISATYGSSGNPSPATAFGVYQGMKAAAKAAFGSDSLTGRTVAVQGVGNVSFTLCKYLHEEGARLIVTDINKEAVSRAVEAYGATAVDPDEIIKADCDIYAPCALGATINDESLPLLRAKVVAGAANNQLKEPRHGDALHEMGIVYAPDYVINAGGVINIADELNGYHKERAFKQIAKIYDSITRVLEISQLSGIPAYVAADRLAEERISLLRNSRSTFLRNGQHALSRR
- a CDS encoding ring-cleaving dioxygenase, translating into MSLTLKGLHHVSAITAKAPENYKFYTEVLGLRLIKKTVNQDDVSVYHLFYGDETGNPGTELTFFELPNAGRNRDGNNSISALSLRVPSDDALLFWTQRFTVFGVEHDEITERGGRKTLAFTDHEGQRLILVSDEHNQGMAGGKPWDKSPVPVEYAIVGLGPAHLTVETAEHTALILEDLLGFRRAGTYPSPVTGQPDVIVFETGEGGSGTEIHLEERKDLPQERLGRGGVHHVAFRVDNEEELKLWIERIRTVQLPNSGFVDRFYFRSLYFREPNGILFELATDGPGFATDEEVEHLGEALALPPFLESKRVQIEAHLKPLDTRQQA
- a CDS encoding peptidylprolyl isomerase, with translation MLTTRKPVILLAVMCLMLVILAGCGNKPVNNNAAAATEGVPSATASHPVVTIEMDNGAIIKAELYPEVAPGTVNNFISLIQKGFYDGTIFHRVIPGFMIQGGDPDGTGMGGPGYSIAGEFLNNGFTNNLLHTEGVLSMARSREMDTAGSQFFIMTAAYPSLDGDYAAFGKVTEGLEAVQDIVNLPRDANDRPEQPPVMKKVTVDTLGVTYPEPQKVQ
- a CDS encoding Rrf2 family transcriptional regulator, producing MAKTRNSGAPQYKSFGLVLQALVILAKKGSTCSSCEIAELLSSEATLLRRIMANLTRERILVTREAIRACLLRS
- a CDS encoding stalk domain-containing protein, which encodes MNKKWLIAAVVTGLTVTGSAGVYAGAKLQQIKAYLNHSLGIVVDGTPYWLKDGNGKTLTPITYEGTTYLPIRSIADALDVPITYDAANYKVRIGTGSEVTPSPGTSPGTSAGGGTTAPVEGTARPVNLPKDFPIPPDALIATTLDTDANGVKKVAFSYSTQETLDMMGFVYSEYVRIKRLDNASETVSASTVKITGRLGGTSPVSIIGKASTARPGFNIFTVTWSES
- a CDS encoding AAC(3) family N-acetyltransferase — translated: MHTQSSLLRQLENLRIDPRGTLLVHSSYKSIGEVEGGADTVLDALSEYMKEGLLVLPAHTWSYINGSNPRFSVLESPVCVGILPELFRKRPGVIRSWHPTHSVAALGADAAVFTAGDQRWDTPCARGSVYGKLLDRKAEIMLLGVDLRRNTFIHGIEEWVDIPGRMTDGHELLYTVTPEGEEIAVPSRRHSGLSWSQHFWKVEPVLEEGGALRRGSFGNAGVMICGTVETTDILSRMLADNPDLFSDNEPLSGGDVPEALPKTKSGIPQHRPAGERSRP
- a CDS encoding pirin family protein codes for the protein MITVYPAESAHRFDHGWLKGSHVFSFGDFYDPDNTAFGPMRVCNDDTISPGRGFGAHPHSDMEIVSIVLSGVLRHEDNLGNVAETSFGGIQRMSAGTGAIHTEHNPSDSEPVRLLQLWFMPSTRGTAPSYATGRFDPAKLDGRLLPVVAAEASPEVAGIAQDMTIYLGRAQAGGLLDFRQEPGRRIFIYLIGGQITLNGEAVLKPGDSARIEGVSHLELQADEDMLVMLIDLP
- a CDS encoding DUF898 family protein produces the protein MSAVNMNAAMNYGSRESFFDGKLIEYIGWCLAGWLVTVCTLGICYPWSVVMIYRWKVEHTVVNGQRLRFDGTAVSLFGQWIKWFLLSVITLGIYSFWVMIKLEQWRTKNTHFQ